From the genome of Brassica oleracea var. oleracea cultivar TO1000 chromosome C4, BOL, whole genome shotgun sequence:
ATTATATCTGTTCTTACATTACATTTTGAATGAATCAAATCTTCGCAACTAGGATTATAACTCTAAAAAAATATTAGATACTTTTTATTCATATATGCTCTTGTGTTTTCAACTACACAAGTTTACTCAATTCCAATATTTTAAAATAGGTTGACTTTTTTATTATTAATTTTTACTATTTTATTGAAGAATAGAAATAATATAATAAGTTGGCGTATAAAAATATTTTCACACTAAAATTACGTTGGCCTTCTGATTTATCCATTATATCGGTTTTATGTAACTTAAATATATTAAATTATTTTTAGTGATGATTTACCATATTAAAAATAGTATATATTGATTGTTTTCGTTTCAGCATTAAGCTAAAAAGTACAAATAAAAACTAGTTAATTATAATGTATATAAGAATAATTTAACTATGTTTATTCTTTAAAATTTATTAATTATTTAGTGGAATAAATATAATATTTTATACAACCACCAATGATATTTGAGGCAAAATCACCAAAATAATTGTAACTTATTGTCATTATTTTTATATTTTATATATAAAATAATTATTTTAAATTTTAATTATTTTTACTTATTTTAGTCCAAAAAAATATTTTTACTTATTTATTAATAAATAAAAATAAAAATAGGTATCCCATCGTTTTTCACCTATAAATTACTTCATAATGTGACAATAAATAATTTAGTTAATAGTTTGAAGTTTTGAGTTTTGAACACCAAAATTTAAATTATTACTCTTTTAAACATTAAACAGTTTAAAATGCAATTTTGCTAATCGTGATTATCATTTCTAATACGAATTGAATTTATGAAAATGAACTACTTCATATAAATACTCAAAATATGTTTGAAAATATATTATAGTTAAAAGATATAAATCTATCGAAATTTTATGTTTATCATTGCATTAGTATTAAAAATGTGACAAAATTATTAAAAAAAATGGAATAATAATGTTAGCTAAGACTATGATTAAACCGGGATTCTTAAAGAGAAGTTTTTAAATAAAAAAAACTAGTTATTTAACACGGATGAGATGGGGTTTTATCCGACACTGAATTGAAAAGAAAAGAGTTGACCAAAAAAAGAGTGAAGAAGACGCAGTCGCTTCACTGAAGTTGGGTTTCTTCCACGGAACAGTGTCGGAATCCATTGCTATGTCTCTTCATTTCCAGGTTTTTCCATCTGGGCAAAAAAAGAAAGAAATTTACGATGACATTGTAGTTACAGTTATACTCTCTCCATAGCAAATCTGTAAGCTCCTCAATCCATCGATGCTTCGTCTAAACACCTTCTTGTATCTGTTTCTGGGTTTTGTCTCCATCCATCTAATGGAGACTGCGTCTGTATGAGAGAAAAAAAGTCAGTTCCTTTGCTGTTTTGAGTGATCCGAGCTGCAATGAGAATACTCAGTCGATTGGAGAGATTTGACATCCGCAGATTGCTGTCGGGCATGATCGTTACCGTTGGTTTAATTGTTCTACTTGTTCTGTGTTTCGGTATCCCCTGTCGCAATGCTTTTTGCTCGTCTCCGGTTAAGGTTTCAGGAATTGTAGCTAATCCCAGCGAAGTGGTTAAAACAAAGATGAATCACTCTAGTGAGTATGAAGAGGGGACAAGAAACAATGATTCCTCTAGAGAAAATGTTGTTGCAATCAGCAATGTAAAAGTAGAGCTTAATGCATCTCTTATCCCTTCACCAAATGTATCACTGGGGAAGCCTGAAATGGCGGTTGATAGTTCGGTTTTGGTTAGGAGTAATGATGATAGTAGAGAAAGTAATGTTTTGCCTATTATGAGAAGACATAAGCAAGTGGCTGCTACAGTCTCGATATCTCAGATGAACTCATTGCTGATCCAAAGTCTCCCTTCTTCTCATTCCCCTGTAAGAGTCTTCTTCATTGTTGACTTTTCTCATCTAAGGCTTTGTTTATTAGACAAGGTAAGTAATGTTTTCTCTAATGTGTTGATTTTTTTTTTTTTTTTTTGGATATGCAGAAGCCTCGTTGGTCATCTGCTCGAGACTCTGAAATGCTCTCTGCCAAATCCGAGATTGAGAATGCTTCTGTTGTTCATGAGTCTCTTGGACTCGATGCTTCCATTTATCGAAATATCTCCAAGTTCCTAAGGTAAGCTGTTGAGACTTTGGTATGTTTGGAGTAGGATTGGTGATATGTCAAAAGACTCACAGTGTGTTGTTACTTAATACTTATCTAGGAGTTACGACTTGATGGAGAGGAAACTTAGAGTTTATGTGTATAAGGAAGGAAAGAAACCTATATTCCATAGGCCAATGCCTCGAGGAATTTACGCTTCAGAAGGTTGGTTCATGAAACTCATGGAAAGCAACAAGAAGTTTCTCGTAAAAGACCCGAGGAAGGCTCATTTGTTCTACATACCTGTCAGCATTAAAGCTCTCAGGACCTCTCTGGGACAGGACTTTCAGACACCAAAGAGTCTTGCAGACCATCTGAAGGAATATGTGGATTTGATAGCAGCAAAGTACAAGTTCTGGAACCGAACTGCTGGAGCCGATCACTTTCTTGTTGCTTGCCATGATTGGGTACAAATCTTTCTCTTTCTTTTGCCTTATATATTTTATAGCTTATAGTGAGGTCAAGGAACATTGTTTCTTCATTTTATTTTCAGGGCAACAAACTTACAAAGAAGCACATGAGTAACAGTGTCCGAGCACTTTGCAACTCAAATGTTGCACAAGGCTTCAGAATCGGGATCGACACAGCTCTACCGGTCACGTATATACGCTCTGCCGAGTCGCCTATTGAGTACCGAGGAGGCAAAACTCCATCAGAGAGGAAGATTCTTGCATTCTTTGCTGGAAGCATGCATGGATATCTCCGACCGATCCTCGTGCAGCTCTGGGAGAACAAATCACCCGACATGAAGATCCTCGGCCCAATGCCTCGTGACCCTCAAGGCAAGAAACAGTACCGTGAATACATGAAGAGCAGCAGGTACTGTATATGTGCAAGGGGTTATGAAGTGCATACTCCAAGGGTTGTGGAAGCTATAGTCAACGAATGTGTTCCGGTTATCATTGCTGACAACTACGTGCCTCCCTTTTTCGAGGTTCTGAATTGGGAGGAATTCGCGGTGTTTGTAGAGGAGAAAGACATACAGAATTTGAGGAACATTCTGGTGTCTATACCTGAAGAGAGATATATTGACATGCAAGCTAGGGTAAAGACGGTTCAGCAACATTTCCTGTGGCACAAGAAACCTGTCAAGTTTGATCTCTTTCATATGATTTTGCATTCTGTTTGGCACAGCCGAATTAACAGAATTAAAACCAAGTCAAGGCATTGACTAGAATGTATGTATGCATGTAAGATATCTTGTAAGGGCTTGTTACAACGTTTCTTTTGTAACGTTTTCGAACTTCTAAGTTAGGGAATATTTCAAACTGATGAAGCAAAGCTTTTATAGTAATTGCTCGCTTGGTGTTACTTTCATTTTTTTCAATCCAAAATAGAGTTAGGATAAGCTAATTAATACAATATACACAAAGACACCAGATAGTTAACATCTTAGGTTTTAAAACAACAAAAGGCACTGAATCTATGTTAACGATTACATCTAAAAATAGAAACCAATACATTGGATCTAATCTGCTGCCATGATCAAAGAGGTAACCTCATTCAAGAGCTCTACCTTGTCATGTGCACATTTATCTTTCATAGTCTTCAACATCTTTTCAAACTTTTGACATTCAAGTTCATTCGCATGCAACTTCTTCATCTTCTCTTGTGTTTCCTTCTTAGTCTCAGCTGGAACCTTGGTCCATTTTTCTTTCAAAAAATCCATACCAAGAAAGAAAGAACTTTCATCCCAATCAGATTCTTTCTCTACAAGTGGTGCATTCTTAGTATCTCCTCTTTTACTACCTTCTTGGGCCTTCTTACCCATAAGTGAAGAGACCAAGTCACGCTTCTTTGACACTCTCCCCTCACTCTTCTTTAACTTACCGTTAGCAGATTGAAAAGCTATCCCATCAGCTCCCCAAATAGCCTTTGATAACTGAAAACACTTTTGCTGATGAGGATTCAAAATAGAAGCCTGCTGTTCACCGCTCCTCTCTTTAGCTGTATATTTGTTGTTCATATGACGAATCTTTTCCCTGAACTGATCCAAGGTAACATCAAAGCTAAAAGAACCCTTCATTGATTCGTAGAGTGAACGCTTATCTTCTAATGGATTCTTCCCTTTGTAATCAACTATGCCTTGTAGCAAAACAATCTCATCTTTCTCACTAAACCGTCTATTCTTAGTTCCCATCTTCTCACCTTTCTTGGCTCGTTTCGAACTCACGTTGCTACTTGAGATCCCTTCACTCAGCCGCTTCCTCCCTGACAGCTGAGCCTCGCCGGAACTCCTCGGTGGAGGATCTTCTGGTTCGTCCTCATCAGAAGAGAAGATGGTGTGCTGGCGCCCTTCTTCATCTTCATCTTCTTGAGACGACACGAACTCTATTTCTCTCTCGCCGGCGCTTGAAGATGGGGACGATGGTGGATCTTCGTATGGGTGCTTGAGATTATTTGTCATTGTAGTGTGATTGGCTTTTGCATTCTATGAGTGGTGAAAGCTTTAGTGCTTTCTGTACAACAAGTCAAGAACTCACTCTCAACTCTTAAGTTAAAGACTCTTCGGTTTCACAGTGCTTTTTTAACACATTAGAAGATTTTTTCTTTTTCTCGTGCACGACACACTTTACTTTAGAGCAAGCTAATAATTAGTCTGTTATAAAAGGGGAAAATCGCATTTTAAACAGAGTGAAGCTCACTTTCTATCACTTTAAACACTCAAGTTTTTTTACTAGCACTTTAACTTCTAAAGTGGCATTTTTATCATAATAAACCTCCAAATATATTTTTCTGTTCATAGACGACCGGTATTATTCATTTTACAGGTCAAAATTATGACGTGTCAGTTTCTTTTTAAAAATAAAAATAAAAAATAAAAATGCAAAAAAATACAGAAAAAATCAAATAAAATTGGAAAAAATTGTAAAAAATTCAAAACAAAATTTTTAAAAAATTTAAAAATTCAAAAAAACATAAAAATTAAAATTTCAAACTTAAAAATAAAAATAAAATATTAAAATTCTAAAAATTCAAAAATAAAATCTAAAATTAAAATATCAAATTTAAAAAAGAATTTTTTTTAATTTTTTTTAAAAAGTTCAAAAATAATTTTTAAAAAGTTCAAAAATAAGATCTAAAATTAAAAATTAAAATTGTTAAAATTGTAAAAAAAAAATTGTAAATATTTAACCAAAAAAATTATATTTATTTTAAAATTCCATCCAATTAAAGTGACTGTCACTTATGATGATATCAAAACTTGCCGCCATCAAAAACAATATATCAAAACTTGGTACCATCAAAAACTTTTTTTTGATAATCCGAATATCCAGACACCTTACATAGTCTGACTAGCACCTTAGTACATTTGGCAGAAAATATCTCGGGGGGGCGCCAATTTCACCATATGTTAATTGATGGTGACTACACGCAGGGCTAATAGTTCTCTCAAATAGATTATATTGAGTTTTGTCCCAAAAAAATTTTCTAAAAAAGAAAATGAGCAAAAATGTTTTATTAAAGATGCAAAAGACTCTTATGCTCTAAATATATAAATACAAATAAATAAAGAAAATTTTCAAATTATTATTTTTTAAAATATTTTAGATCTTATTTTAGAATTTTAAAATTTTATTTTCGTTTTTAAATTTGACATTTTAATTTTAGATCTTATTTTTGAATTTTTTGAATTTTTAATATTTTTATTTGTTTTAAAGTTTGAAATTTTAATTTTTATGTTTTTTGAATTTTTAATTTTTTTTAATTTTTTATATTTTTTTATAATTTTTTTCAATTTTATTCGAATTTTTCTGTATTTTTATTTTTTTTTAAAAAAAACCGACACGTCATTATTTTAACTTGTAAAATGAACAATATCGGTCGCCTATGAACTGAAAAACGTCGTTGGAAGTTTATTATGATAAAAATGTCATTTTGAAGGTTTAAAGTGTTAGTCAAAAAATTTCGGTGTTTAAAGTGGTAGAAAGTGACACTCTGAATGTTTTAAATGCGATTTTTCTTATAAAAATGAAAGTGGAAAACACGTGTAAAATAATATGTGGTTTGGAATGTATCTGGTTCGCGAGTCTTCCAATGACGTCATCACCATCTCAATTAATTGTTTTCTACAGTGCTGGTCACCTCAGGTGATGAAATCATCTGAGAAGCCCGGTGAATATACTTAGAGCATCATTATCCTGTGAGCATCGCTTTAACCTTTGCATATGATAGCCAGAAATGTTTGGTAGAATCTAGTCTCGTCGTCGGTTATATTTAACCCTTGCTGGCTTGTTAAATAAAATATGTTAAGTTACAAATTATTTCTTTTTTTTGGTCAACGAGTTACAAATTATTTCAAAAATTGTATTTGGTTTAATAATTTTTTTTGTCAAGTATTTAGTTTAACAAATTATTCTTCTATTTATATATTTATGATTTAGCTATGTAATATAAATTATATTTAAATTATCTGTATCGAAAGTTAATAAAACACACAAAACCTTTTGTAAGTTGTGTAGCAAGTTAACTTTTTTTTTTTTGTGAACAACTACTGCCTACAATGCGACGTTCTAGCAGACGATATAATCGCAACAGCCGTCGACGAAGAGGATCTACCCGGAGGTACTGGCGGGCGGCGCAACGTATTCACAACTCAACACTCGCTGTCAACCCACAACTCCTTTGAGGATTGTTACCAACAGACAACAGAGACATACGTCAGTGGTCTTCTAATGAATGATACGTCAGTTCAACGTGAGGCCATTGATCATTACCCATCTACTTACGATTCTTGGCTCTCTCTCTTGTGCTTTCCATGATGATTGGGAATATCTAGGAGGAGGCTACAACTAGTGAATACAATTTGCATAAACTGAAACAAATCTTTTTATGGTATTTGCTCGTTTCATAGGCAACAATCCAAATAGAAAATCATAAGCTAATCAAAACACACAAAAAGATGCCAAGAAGTTGAGATCTTAGGTTTTAAAACAACAAAAGGCACTGAATCTATGTTGCGATGCCATTGCATCTAAAAAGAGAACCCAATATATTGTATCTATTCTACTGACATGATCAAAGAGGTAACCTCATTCAATAGCTCCACCTTGTCATGTTCACATTGATCTTTCACAGCCTTCAACGTCTCTTCAATTTTCTTACATTCAAGTTCGTTAGCATGCAACTTCTTCATCTTCTCTTGGGTTTCTTTCTTAGTCTCAGTCCGCACCTTAGTCCATTTTTCTTTCAAAAAGTCCATACCAAGAAAGAAAGAACTTTCATCCCAATCAGATTCTTTCTCAACAAGTGGTGACTTCTTCATATCTCCTCTTTTACTAGCTTCTTGAGCCTTCTTACCCTTAAGTGAAGAGACCAAGTCACGCTTCTTTGACAATCTCCCCTCACTCTTCTTTAACTTACCGTTAGCAGATTCAAAAGCTATCCCTTCAACTCCCCAAATAGCCTTTGACAACTGAAAGCACTTCTGTTGATGAGGATTCGAAGCAGAAGCTTGTTCACCCCTCATTTCTTTAGTTGTATATTTCCTCCTCATAGTCCGAAACTTCTCTCTAAACTGTCTCAACGTAATATCGAAGCTAAAAGAACCCTTCATGGATTCGTAGAGTGAGCGACTGTCTTCTAATGGATTCTCCCCTTTGGAATCAATTACACCTTGTAACAAAACAATCTCATCTTTCTCACTAAACAGTCTTCTATGATCTGTTCCCATTTTCTCACCTTGTGTATACATTTTCCTGGCTCGCTTCGATCTCACGTTGGTTGAGATCCTCCTACCTAACAGCTGAGCCTCGCCGGAACTCCTCGGTGGAGGATCTTCGGGTTCGCCCTCATCAGAAGAAAAGATGGTATGCTGGTCTTCTTCATCTTCTTCTTGAGACGAAATGAACAACAACTCGCCGGCGGCGCTTGAAGATAGGGATGGTGGATCTTCCAATGGGTGCTTGAGAATATTTGCCATTGAAGTGTTGCGTTGAAAACTTTTAGGGTTTTGTGAACAAGAACTCACTCTTAACGAATATAAGGAAGGTTTTGAAAATGGAAGAGTCTTCCGTTTCCCATTGTCATTTATGATTAATTTAACTTTTAATATTTTATTTAGTATCATATTTAAGTCAAAAATTATTACAGCTTGATATTTAAATACACTTTCCTTTTAATTTTTGAAATAAATATAAAATAAGTTTAAAACTAAAAAAACAATTAGAAACTAATAAACATTTCGAACGGAGTTCTAAATTTCTAATAATACGCTTTATAGTATTTGCTCATTTGGTGTAACCATTGATCAAAAAGCTCTTCAAACACACAAACACGCACAAAAAGCTCTTCCTGGCTCGCTTCGATCTCATGTTGTTTTCACACAGGCAACAATCCAAAATAGAGAATCTAAGCTAACACACAAACACGCACAAAAGCACTAAAAGATAAAATCTTAGGTTTTTTTAACACAACACTTAAAAGTCTTAAAGCATTGAATCTAAATAAAAACCCATAAACATATATATAGACGATGATATTGCGATCATTGAGCCATTGCAACTAAAAAAGAGAACCCAATAACTAACTAAACTATACATGTATCTAATCAGCTGCCATTATCAAAGAGGTAAACCTCATTCAACAGCTCCACCTTGTCATGTGCACATTTATCTTTCATAGCCTTCAACATCTCTTCAAACTTTTGACATTCAAGTTCATTGGCATGCAACTTCCTCATCTACTCTTGTGTTTCCTTCTTAGTCCCAGATGGCGGCACCTTGGTCCATTTCTCTTTCAGAAAATCCATACCAAGAAAGAAAGAACTTTCACCCCAATCAGATTCTTTCTCAACAAGTGGTGCCTTCTTCGTATCTCCTCTTTTACTAGCTTCTTGAGCATTCTTACCCTTACGTGGAGTGACCAAGTCACGCTTCTTTGTCAATCCCCTCTCACTCTCCTTTGATTGGCTGTTGTTATAACTGATGGCAGATTCAAAAGCTACCCCATCAGCTCCCCAAATAGCCTTTGACAACTGAAAACACTTTTGTTCATGAGAATTCAAAAGAGAAGCTTCTCCACCCCTCATCTCATTTCTTGTATATTTCTTCTTTAGACTCCTAATCTTTTCCTTGAACTGATCCAAGGTAACATCAAAGCTAAAAGAACCCTTCATGGATTGGTAGAAACTGCGCTTATAGTCTAATGGATTCTTCACTTCGGAATCAATTATTATACCTTGTAGCAAAACAATCTCATCTTTATCACTAAAGAGTCTCGTAAAACATGGTGTTAGTAGTTCCCATCTTGCGTATAAGTTTTCTTGGCTACATTCGAAATCGCGTTGGCTGTGAGACGCTTCCTCCCTGTCAGCTGAGACTCGCTGGAACCACAAACATCCTTCTTGGAACCAGATCTCGGTGGAGGATCTTCGGGTTCGTCTTCTTCTGAAGAAATGATGGTATGCAGATTCTGGTCTTCTTCTTCAGACTCTATTTCTTTCTCGCCGGCGCTTGAACATGGGGACGATGGTGGATCTTCCAATGGGTGCTTGAGGTTATTTGCCATTGTAGTGTGATTGGCTTTTTGATTCTATGAATGGTGAAGCTTTAGAGCTTTCTGTTCAAGAAGTCAATAAAAGTGTCTAGAACCAAAGCTTGAATCTTTACTGAGAATCTTAGTTACATCGATTGTACATAAGTCTTTATTTATACAACTAAGTGAAAACCCTAGAGTTAGGACAGATGTCTTCATCTTGCAGAGTCTCTAAGATCTAAGGCTGAGAATCGATTACAGTTGCAGACTTCCATTAATTTTTTCTGAGTTTGCTTTCGTCAGCTGTTCTTTGCTTTTGCAAACCTTATCTTCAAGTGGAGGAGATAGCCGTTGCGCGGGTGTTTCAAACTGATGTGGGCTTCAGATGATTGCAGCTTGTTGTGTGGGCTCAGAGAATCTCCAACCCCATTGCATAATTTACTGCAAAATGGAGTGGAAAATGAGGTGATGAACAAACAAAATGAGTTCTGAGTTTGTTCATAAATCCATTTCCCACTATATTTTGCAGTAAATTATGGAGTGGAATTGAATATGCTCTTAGACTCTTCTTTGCATTGTCTAATAATCAAGAACTCATTCTCTCCTCAAATTTAAGAAAGATTCCGACTTAATTTGGGAAGACTCTTCGGTTTCCTAATGTTTATCCAATAGGTTAATATTCGAGATTTTTGCTTAATCTCCAATTTAAGTTAAACTTTATTAAAAGTGGTGACGTATTTATGAAAGAGAAAAAGACAAAAATAGCACTAAATCAAGTTTTTGTTCCCAAACTAGCATTCAAGGTCAAAAGTCACAAAAATAGCACTTAATGTTTTACCAAAAGTCATAAACTTAGGGTTTAGAGTTAAAGGGTGGGGTTTAGGGTTTAGGGTTTAGGGTTTAGAGTTTAGGGTTTAGGGTTTAGGGTTTAGAGTCTAGGGTT
Proteins encoded in this window:
- the LOC106338751 gene encoding mediator-associated protein 1-like, producing MANNLKHPLEDPPSSPCSSAGEKEIESEEEDQNLHTIISSEEDEPEDPPPRSGSKKDVCGSSDQENLYARWELLTPCFTRLFSDKDEIVLLQGIIIDSEVKNPLDYKRSFYQSMKGSFSFDVTLDQFKEKIRSLKKKYTRNEMRGGEASLLNSHEQKCFQLSKAIWGADGVAFESAISYNNSQSKESERGLTKKRDLVTPRKGKNAQEASKRGDTKKAPLVEKESDWGESSFFLGMDFLKEKWTKVPPSGTKKETQE
- the LOC106342893 gene encoding probable glycosyltransferase At5g03795 — protein: MRILSRLERFDIRRLLSGMIVTVGLIVLLVLCFGIPCRNAFCSSPVKVSGIVANPSEVVKTKMNHSSEYEEGTRNNDSSRENVVAISNVKVELNASLIPSPNVSLGKPEMAVDSSVLVRSNDDSRESNVLPIMRRHKQVAATVSISQMNSLLIQSLPSSHSPKPRWSSARDSEMLSAKSEIENASVVHESLGLDASIYRNISKFLRSYDLMERKLRVYVYKEGKKPIFHRPMPRGIYASEGWFMKLMESNKKFLVKDPRKAHLFYIPVSIKALRTSLGQDFQTPKSLADHLKEYVDLIAAKYKFWNRTAGADHFLVACHDWGNKLTKKHMSNSVRALCNSNVAQGFRIGIDTALPVTYIRSAESPIEYRGGKTPSERKILAFFAGSMHGYLRPILVQLWENKSPDMKILGPMPRDPQGKKQYREYMKSSRYCICARGYEVHTPRVVEAIVNECVPVIIADNYVPPFFEVLNWEEFAVFVEEKDIQNLRNILVSIPEERYIDMQARVKTVQQHFLWHKKPVKFDLFHMILHSVWHSRINRIKTKSRH
- the LOC106338750 gene encoding mediator-associated protein 1-like — translated: MANILKHPLEDPPSLSSSAAGELLFISSQEEDEEDQHTIFSSDEGEPEDPPPRSSGEAQLLGRRISTNVRSKRARKMYTQGEKMGTDHRRLFSEKDEIVLLQGVIDSKGENPLEDSRSLYESMKGSFSFDITLRQFREKFRTMRRKYTTKEMRGEQASASNPHQQKCFQLSKAIWGVEGIAFESANGKLKKSEGRLSKKRDLVSSLKGKKAQEASKRGDMKKSPLVEKESDWDESSFFLGMDFLKEKWTKVRTETKKETQEKMKKLHANELECKKIEETLKAVKDQCEHDKVELLNEVTSLIMSVE
- the LOC106338749 gene encoding mediator-associated protein 1-like, producing MTNNLKHPYEDPPSSPSSSAGEREIEFVSSQEDEDEEGRQHTIFSSDEDEPEDPPPRSSGEAQLSGRKRLSEGISSSNVSSKRAKKGEKMGTKNRRFSEKDEIVLLQGIVDYKGKNPLEDKRSLYESMKGSFSFDVTLDQFREKIRHMNNKYTAKERSGEQQASILNPHQQKCFQLSKAIWGADGIAFQSANGKLKKSEGRVSKKRDLVSSLMGKKAQEGSKRGDTKNAPLVEKESDWDESSFFLGMDFLKEKWTKVPAETKKETQEKMKKLHANELECQKFEKMLKTMKDKCAHDKVELLNEVTSLIMAAD